Within the Medicago truncatula cultivar Jemalong A17 chromosome 4, MtrunA17r5.0-ANR, whole genome shotgun sequence genome, the region aaaacaagagaataGAAGcaactttccttaaaaaaaaaaaagaatagaagcAACTAGCCTTTCATGCAATTAGAGAGATAGAACGGGTTGTCTTATTTTCCAccatgtgataaaaaaaaaaaatccactttCCCACCaatactacaaaaaaaaaacacgaagACACAGAATATGGTTTTTGTCacgttttttaaaataaagaaaagaaaaatgttaactagtgcccttAGGATAATGAATaaggaaacaaatataataattttgtattGGAATTTGTGCATTCaactcctctaaaaaaatggtattttcaacttaaaactttcttgttttagttttcttaactaTTGCTCTAATGACACCGGTTAGGATAACCCTAAAGAAAATTATGAAACCATTATTGGTGGTAGCAGTTTTATTCTTGAATTTCGTAAAGATatatctctctctttttctcgtaatattaagtatttttttttgggtgttgTTAACTAGTGTCCTAGGGCATTagttaaggaaataaaaaaagaaatatttgtattaaaaacataattctttacactttttaaactttGACTACACAAGTTTCAAGacacttatattatatttggtTTCAAAACTACCCTtacatttaaaattgatttatgtgGTAGAAGTTAGGTTTTTTGGTAAAGAATAAGTTGGAGTAGACTTGCTAACTTACTACTTCATCCTTTTAGGTGGGAGTAAGTTAGCAGCCCTATATATACATGAATCGTCGTCTAAGAGTAAAATATATCTATAAATAAGGTACTTGGTACCCAATAATAAGCATCCAAATCAGAACCTTTTACATAATTCTGAAGAGCAGTTTGATTATTTCCATAATGAACTCACAGGACTTTCTGAAGGGAAAAACCATTTTAGTAACTGGTGCAACTGGCTTCTTAGCAAAAGGTAGCAAGTTTCTAATATAATCTAATatgatataaataatttaaaagataCTAAGGGTTTATTACTATCtttgtatttatctttatgtGCAGTTTTTGTTGAAAAGATACTAAGCATCCAACCAGAGATAAAAAAACTGTATCTACTCGTAAGAGCTTCAAAGACTGACTTGGCTGAACACCGTTTGCAAAATGAGGTGCATCGTGAaacttcatttctttttattgatATCAAGATCTTTTGTATTTTTGCCAAATACAGTTGATAAGGGTTTGCTTCATACTGCACAATAAcgtgtttttaaatttttttatgttatttttaaattttaaagtaatattaatttttttgttaaaattatctCTACCTATTTggtacaaagaaaaaaaaatgatgtagaATAAGTTAGTTAATATTTAAGAgtaaattatattgatttttttagtatgagtaaacaaaaataaaacgaaattaaaaagtaaacaGAGGTAGCATTTATTTTCTGACTTAAATTTCTTGAATTGTCCAATAACAGGTGtttgaaattgatttatttcgggtGTTGCGAGCAAAGTGGGGTGAAAAGTTTAGTTCTTTCATATCAAAGAAGGTTGTGGCAATAGCAGGAGATGTTGCTGTTGAAAATTTGGGAATAAAAgatcaaaacattttaaatgagATATTTGAAGAGATAGACCTTCTTGTCCATTTTGCTGCATCCACCAAATTTGATGAAAGGTGaaatctaattttaaaaataatataaagtaaaagaataaaagttaaaactaattattgtcaaataaatttattcatttaagaTATAATACTCTATTTCTCTATAGGTTTGACATATCGATGGGTGTTAATACAAAAGGTCCTTTACATGCAATGAACATCGCAAAGAATTGCAAGAGAATAAAGGCTTTTCTGCATATATCTACCGGTAAAGTATTTAACATAAATTCCAACAAGCATCAGTCTATTGCAAGAAAAATTGACTTATTAATAACAGAAAGCTTAAGACGAAAAATGTAAAGTTTATCTCTaagcatacatacatacatacatatatatatatatatatatatatatatatatatatattcaagttTAAAATTGGAAATAATCAGTTTCATTTTATTGTCTGTAATTTATACGTAAACATTGTAACttcttttattcattcattattctaGCATATGTATGCGGAGATGCTAAAGAAGGACATACACTTTTAAGAGAGACACCATTCAAGATGGATCAATCCCTAAAAGGGACTTCAAAATTAGACATACACACAGAAATGAATTTGTTGGAGAGAAAATTAATTGAACTCAAAGTAATGAATGCGGATGAAAATACAACGAAATGGGCAATGAAAGATTATGGAATGGGAAGGTTCTTCACATTCTAAttgtgtttctttcttttttattcttttgaaatttgtttattcTGCTTGGTTATgtgtctaatatttttttttatccggatttaaactatttataatgCAAAATTAGAGCAAATTTGCATGGCTGGCCTAATACATATACATTCACAAAGGCAATGGGAGAGATGCTTTTAGTGCATCATAAAGATGATGTACCATTGATCATTATACGCCCTACGATGGTAACTAGTACAAGCAAGGATCCCTTTCCCGGTTGGATTGAAGGTTTAAGGTATATATCATATTCACACAActtacaaatttaatatttttcttaattgccAATATACTATCAtgccatttttttattaagaagtcaaaatgaaatttattaaaatcacaatAAACTATGTCTAGCACAAGGAGTGCTAGATTAGAAATTGTAAAAGCAACATACAAAAGATAGATGAGGAGCACCCAATTATAAACTCATACACCCGTgcatcaaaataaaatctaaaaaaccTACACGAAACACCACCTAACAACCAAAAACAAACtaacaacaaaatcaaagacAAACCTCCACACAATAACATAAAGAAAAGTTGTACCAAATTCCTCAAACATCATCACAAGCTGCCACAAAAACAACTTCCACAATTACATTCCGCTGCTCGCACACAACCCCCAAACAGTAACATAAAAAACCAGCATAAAAACCAACAACCTTTGAAAAACAGTCAGTAATAAAACCCCAAACAACATCATTTGCACTCCCAAGCACCTTCATCCAAACACACACCTCCCAAAGAAACAGCAAAAACCGCCCAAAAACCCCGTTAACATCATACAACAAGAAAATTGCTCCTTAAAATTACACTCACAAAACGCCCTATGGCCGAAACGATGCAAATGCCCAATATACCCATACACCTCCACCAAAGCATACCTACATGTATAGGAAAACCCTTATAACAACACATGTGTCACTCTTCCCGCACCTGAATCCAACCAAACGACTACGAAACCAATCAAAAAACAGCCCGAACAGTTGAGATGTCTTACACCTAAGACGAAACAATGGATAAACTAAAACTAACATCAACCACCACAAAACAACCAATAGAAGCCATTGAACCACAACCAGAGAGCGACGAAACCACTAAAACCCAGAATTACAAATAAAAGACAAACCAAACGAAGCCATCACCACGCACACTGTTTCCATTAGAGAGATGCAACATCGTCGTTTAAGAGAATCAACGACAAACGAACCTAGATTGAAAAAACAACAACCACCTTtgccacaacaacaacaacaacaatcgaTGTCACGTTAATCAAATCCACCttcgcaacaacaacaaccatcgcaacaacaaaatccaccttcacaacaacagcaacaccaTATATCGATCCACAACGACAGTAACAAACAAACCCTCTCGGGTTTAACAAAATCATACCATTTCGGCGAGCAACAACACACAACCGGTAACACAGCGGCAACAAAGCATCCAAAAGCACATCAATCACGAACACAAAAACACCACCCACGAACACCAAAAACATGCACCATCGTGAAGGATCGGAATCGGAGAAAACCCTCTAATCACCACAAGATACAACAAATCTACTAACCACACCCCGTGGCGGTGACGAGATCACGGTGACGAGGAGGGTTAATGAAACATAGAACAACTCTAAACCAAGACAAAGAGAACAAAAACAACGGCGTCAGTGGTTTGGAGAACAATCCGTTAAGGTTGAATGGTGATGCGGAGATTAAAGAACTCGTCACATCACCAATGTCAGTGTCTACATCGTACTGTTTTAATTTGGAGAAGGAGAAAGGGAGGAGAGGCTAGTTGTGTGGTTGTTTGTGGAGGTGAAGAAGTTTCGTAGggagagagaagggagaaaggGAGATCATGCCATTTAATTATAACAGTTATTTGAAATTATGGCGCACTAGCAACAGAATGTTATATGCGATGTTCCAACACCAGGCACAAATAACAGATGTTGAATGAGATGTTTAGAACATCGTGCTAGCAGTAAACGTAAACAAAACAGCaaaataaaagacaagaaattaaaaggcaCAGGAAGTTATTGACCCAattcggtgacaaacacacctaaGCTGGGGGCcaccaagccaggaaggaaatccactagtgtagtccttattcaaaagctctcagcaaactcctcgtttacactTTATGACCTAGGACCTACATGTttagacttcaacctaggaactcctagatctgagatcccatctcactatcctaCAGTCAGACACAACCCCTATGACCTATTAtactaaaaacaaacaaacggcgaagttaccttcaaacacaaACAACTACAACCTTGCTTCAAAGCTTTGGTGTAGCACAATGAGTTTACAATCCAACACACAGTCCTTACCATGTACCAAGATGATATAAGAAAGGCTCACAAATAAAACAGGACTAAACTTGCATCAACACAATACAAGAGTAGAACACACaaagactcaaaaccctaaaaactaaactttttagaatgacggcttgaatacataattaggtcttgaagtcttcCTTTTATGAAATAATATGGGCTAACAAACCTTATTAGGCTTCAGAACAAAGTAGATCGTCCAACTGATCTATAAAACATGAATCAGTAACAAATAAGGAAAGTCCTAAAAAGTAGGAACATCTTTCAGAACTACCAGTCATATCACTTTATTCCCTAAAATATTGTTGCTCCTTTGGGAATGTACAGATATGTACGTTGCTTGGTCATCTAGTTAAGGAAAAGTTGTTTCCTTTTAAAGATAATACGCGCGTACAAATAGGCATGAACTCAGGCACACTGAACCATGCCACGATGTTGGAACATTCTATCCAAATCTCATATGGATGCCTAAACCATGTTGGAACATAGTATCGAACAACACACtaaatggatattttttttagctaCAATATAATGCAGCCAATACAGATGCCCAACAATCTAAAAATATCTCTACAAATATCTATAAAGTTatgtgaatgaatgaatgtgtaTTTACACAAATATTAGTCCATATATACAACTTAGGctcctttcaaaaaataaaaaaacatagacTTAAACACCTATTTAGTTCCTTATCTCTATTGTGAGGTTCATATTGGtccactaacaaaaaaaatgtgcattttttttttttgaaaactcggtatccgatccaagaatcgactaatccgaggggatcaatcccaccgcccacttgcgggggccctgtttaaagccagagcaagctctgtatggacttatcCCACCGAAATTTGCATCAGAGAGAATcaaacctgagacctctggaggagcaaactccaagatcccaagccaaccactaggccaactcCAAatgggttaaaaaaaaatggttaattgGTAGCAAATTGGTAATTTTCATCTATATTGTTAGCCAAAGTAAATATTTATGACATGTGATGCTGATGTGGGCACTCAATCGCATCGTCATATGTCACAAATGTTGAATTTGACAAACAGAATGGTTGGAAAAAACTACCATTTACTCAAATTAAACGACCAACAtgcagttttgattttgttaaGGGATCAATATAAACCTcacattccctaaaaaaaaaattataaacctCACGGATCTTATTTAGTTGTTAATGAGTAGAGTGATCCGCAAAATCATGGATTCAACTTCAATTAAAGGACCAACATgcacttttgtttttgttaagggATCAATATGAATCTCACAAATCTTATTTAGTTGTTAATGAGTAGACTCGTCTACAAAATCGTGGATTCAACTTCTGCAGTCAACAGGCCCCGCCTTGAGGGTGTGCAAGGTGCTCAACCAGGCGGGCCTTCAAATGCTATGGGTCTCtaacgaaaaattaaatttaatacccatcccccacttaaataaaaaatatatatgttatatccttttctttctttagtacacgtttgagttttttctagactctagttctcatttttgtacataaatcggatcctatcaaaccacccctaatttgtataatcacttaatcagtcaatttggaaagctatttcattgaaagaaacACAACAATCCTTTTTTTCTTtgcataaaccattcgttttacccttttccacaacaaaggagtgacaaatccaaacgacaccgttagataaatttcacctctttcacttaattttttttaattcctttcatgtttagaagttcttctgattctgtttttttttttaatgaaatttaactacacaaaaaaattatgttttattttactaggagcctattttaaaaagagagcaGAGCCTCCTATTTCACTAGGACGGCCCTGACAGTCAATATGAGGATATCTCTGGTGGACGATCTATAAGTACCTCTATCAACGTCCGTTGAGCCTTCAGGCCTGCACGGACTCTTATGAGTCTCCAAAACCCAACTCACACCTGAACTTTCTTCTATGtgaaaaaatttatcaaacttAAACACAAAtacagttttttgtttttgtaagtaACAATTTATTGATAAGGAGTCCTTAATCCATTAAAGACAAATCAAATCATGCTTGTAACATCTTCAAACATTCCACAGGATACGACAATCACCAGGCTGCAAAATCCAAACCTGCTCTACCTCCTATTTCCGACAACACCCAATACATTACACAAGCAGCCCATAAATACAAAATTGTTTCTTGTACTCCTTAGGACCCAAACAACCGTCCCCAAATGACAAAACTCAATCTTTTATTTCTATAATTCCCCAAAGAGACAAATCATTATGCACTATTTGTACTAGCAGATCACTATGTGGGACAAAAGACACACCCAACCATTGATACACCAAGAAAATATATCGGTAAGGaagataaaagtaaatttaaCAAAAAGCATCTTCCCACACCAAGAACATAATCTTCTCCTGAAAGCTTTCACAACCGGCTCCCACGTGGAACATTTACGAGGATTACCTCTCTATCATCCACGTTAATTCCCATCACAAAAACCTCAGATTTCTTCTTTTATGGTAAAGGTTTTTATTGAAAGTTCTTAGATTTTATTAGAagacaaattcatttttaaccataaacaaaAAATGGATAGAGTTAGTCATGTTGAGTTGACGACAATCAAATTCATTTATCTACATATGTATATCTATGACATAAAGAGTGGAACATAAATAAATGGATTTCACCAATGTCTCAACCTAAATAACTCTTATCCATTTGTTGAAGGGTAACTTAATTGTCACCTTAGATATATTTTGTCGATGAATTGTTGTgtaaaattgtaacaaattgttttattttttattgacaaatgttaatatataattaaattaatcgtTATGTTATCATTTTCTATTTCGCCGTGTTTGGACCCCCGATCCTTAACTATTCTCAAACAAATTAGGTACCAAACACCCCAAGATTTTATTAAATGTTTGTTTCTTGATAAATGAATCATTGTTAGATAacaaattgttttaatttgtgttttcagAACTATTGACAGCGTGATATATAGGATTGGTCAAGGGAAactgaaattctttcttggtaATCCCAACACAATTTTAGATGCAGTAAGTATATGTAAACTACTCTTTGGATCTAGTTTTACCAATatggttttggaggatttgttaaaaaagctgagaaatgatattttgacaacctaAATATTTGAACATTTATTATATCTTACtttttatagatattttttttctcgtCACTTCATTAATATATCACATCTATCGatcaattcaatttatttatttagtctCTTTCAAGGTATAAAAATGGTGTATGGGTTGTTTATGAAATAGCTCTCTTCTAAACAATGACCATGTTTGATTCTTGAATCTTATTTTGAAGAGTAAATCAAATCATTTATATAGAAAAGGCAAATGATAGATACAGtgacaaaatttataaaaaaaatgtcaagacAGTGTATTTGTTAACACCTTTTAAGGGAGGTAATGATGTGTAATTAAGAAAAGGTACAAATACACTCtcttaaaattttcttgataaattttgtCACTGTATCTATCATTTCCCTTTAATTAACCCATGCATTCGTATGTGATATGCAGATACCTGCAGACATGGTCATCAATTGTGTGATTACTGCCATTTTTATTCACTCAAATCAAGCTCCTAAGAATTTCATCTACCATGTTTCTTCGTCATTAAGAAATCCACTCAAATTATCTGATGTATGGAACATTAGCCATCATTATTTCATGAAAACCCCTTACATAAATCAAAATGGAAAGCCAATAGTCATTTCCAAGGGCATTGTGGTGAATAGTTTTGTTGCTTTCAACATTTATATGATAGTCCGATATGTCTTGCTACTAATGGTATGTTGCACTAATATCATagccttatttttattttttttattaccatATTCATATTATAGCCTGACAACAACCTAATCATTCTTCCAACTGTTTACTTTTTATACTAATTAATCATATTTACATGTTTGAAACATTTTCAAGGTCCTAAATTTGGTGAACAAAATTTGTCGCCACAGCTTCCAAGATGTCTATGAGAAGAAAAGCAGAAACATTAGCATGATGGAACGATTGGCAAAACTATACAGaccatttgtgttttttaagtCTGTGTACGTAATTTTACGGTCTTTAACAAataatccatcaaattttgatatACCTGATTCAACTATTGTCATAATTATgaaacatttttattaattttcatttcagttTTGATGACACCAACACGGAAATTTTAAGGATGGCAACAAAGGATCATCTCAAGGCCGAGAATGAAGCATTGAACTTTGACCCCACTAGCATTGATTGGACAGACTATATGATGAATACACACATTCCTGGTCTCCTTAAGTATCAAACAAAATAGTCTTGAAATTGTATATTACCTCAAAATGGTTGGCCACATCTTATATTAATCTAGAGCTTTGAGTTTGAGTAAAataatctatatctatatctatattatataaatttgagTCCTTTTCCAAATGTATATTTATCAAAATGTAAATCATCTAAGTTTGCTCATGACATGTGGCACTATAAATCTTTCAAACTTGCTCATGACATGTGGTACTATGAAGTAAACCAATCATTTTCAtgaatttgacatttaatgctattaattttatttttatttgagttttataaaattattctaatttgaTGGGTTGCTATTCAtggaatattaaatatataatatatatgaactattattttaattaaaatttttcttttcacacaCATATACACACGAATCTATTTAtatctaaattattttgtatttgaaattaaaagtaacaaaacCAAATGATACACTtcattatattttgtattttctttcttaCAAAATAGCATATGTTGTATTTtcgttaagaaaataaagaa harbors:
- the LOC11444553 gene encoding fatty acyl-CoA reductase 1 — protein: MNSQDFLKGKTILVTGATGFLAKVFVEKILSIQPEIKKLYLLVRASKTDLAEHRLQNEVFEIDLFRVLRAKWGEKFSSFISKKVVAIAGDVAVENLGIKDQNILNEIFEEIDLLVHFAASTKFDERFDISMGVNTKGPLHAMNIAKNCKRIKAFLHISTAYVCGDAKEGHTLLRETPFKMDQSLKGTSKLDIHTEMNLLERKLIELKVMNADENTTKWAMKDYGMGRANLHGWPNTYTFTKAMGEMLLVHHKDDVPLIIIRPTMVTSTSKDPFPGWIEGLRTIDSVIYRIGQGKLKFFLGNPNTILDAIPADMVINCVITAIFIHSNQAPKNFIYHVSSSLRNPLKLSDVWNISHHYFMKTPYINQNGKPIVISKGIVVNSFVAFNIYMIVRYVLLLMVLNLVNKICRHSFQDVYEKKSRNISMMERLAKLYRPFVFFKSVFDDTNTEILRMATKDHLKAENEALNFDPTSIDWTDYMMNTHIPGLLKYQTK